The genomic segment TAGTGACGCACTTTGGTTGCTCTTCAGGAGCAATGCGGCAACAGCGGCGGGCGACAGGAGGCGATGGCTTCTTTGACGTACACATACGCACAGATGCTTCCTCAACCTATAAACGAACATGACATTAAAGTGTGAAAATGTGGAGGCTGCTAATTTATTAATAAGACATATTAATGTAAAAAGTAATATTGTTCCCATATTATCTCATAATTTGCGCCCTCCACTACACCACAGCTTTCTTTTTTGCAATTATCTTTTTGGGTTTTAACAGGATACAGGGAGTACAAATTTAGAGTTTCGTGTATAAAGCTAAAGGGTATAAAAGCAAGAAGAAGACGCAGagagggtccccccccccaaaaaaaaaacagttatagAGAATATATGTTTGTGAGTATTGCTATTCGATTACAGGGATCAACATACCACAacaaagaagaaggaaaacaacATCTTCAgtacccaaaataaataataaactcgAAACACCATACACAAAACATCTTCTATCATTTTGAATTTCATTCTTTCAGCCATGTACAACTTTGGTGTTCTATATCACCTCATACGACTTTTAAAGATtgtgatgtttaaaaataaacagatttCCTAATATTTCCTTATTTGGAGAATTATGCGACCAAGAAAGTGAGAACAGGTACTCAaatgtacttttaaaaagtgtgttttaataatTCTGACTGTGTTTAAATGCATGTAGGTGGGGGAAAActattttaatttcttttgatATGGTCTTCATTTCAagtgcatgtgttttgtttttcaattactCTATTGCCTTTGGTTCATTATATTATGGGACAACTCACCTTTTGGACAAAGCAAGACTTATGGTCTTGTGGTGAACGGGCGCAGCATTCATCCAAAATGCTCTTGGCATGAAAGTCATTTGGCAACCTGAAAGGCAGTCAAAATCCAGATTAGATTTGAGAGGTTTCACTGCTTTTGAATCGAAACACAATACACACTGTAATTTGGTAGTCTGAGATCCACTTAAAGTGCGTCAGATTTGGAGATGATCCAAGAAAGCAATGAAAACAGGCATAAACAAACTTACACTTTCTTGATGACCTTGCGGGACTGACAGATGTTAGGAGACAACTCGTCCTGGGAGAACGTCATGTTGTAATGCGGGTCGGGAGATGTGGACTGGAAACAGTCAAGCTTATCACCAGCTGTGCTGCCCAAACAGCATTCGTAGTCAACCTTGCCGCCCTTCTTCCCGGAACAAAACCTACCGAGTGCGTCGCGCCACTGAAACACAAGCAAATCATCACCAGTTGGTGGGGGCTGGGAGCAGAATGTCTTGCATATTAAAATCCatattatcttaaaaaaaaattaataaaatgaaacaagatTCAAATACACAAAGAGAAAATGAGTATAATCggggcaaaaggagagattaTCTTAACTAATAATATTCTTTTTTACCTTCTATGAATACACCCCCACCATAACACTGTGAGACAATGATCTGGTTGTTTCaaatacacaatgtgtaattatttttgttttatttaaaaaaaaaaataaaaaaaagattgcctCTTTTTTATTGTCCATAGGAGAAAATGTCTCCACCAGTGATTGACTGACAACAAGGCTGGTTGCATGGGTTTTTCCTCCAGGTTTCcaacaacattccaaaaacatgcatgtggaTTAATCTACATTTCTGGACCCTACATTGTCCATAGATGTAAATATGAGGATTCATTATTTGTCCATATGTGACCTGTCATTAATTGGTGACTGACTCAAGTTTACCGGTAACTCTAACCATGATTATTGGGAAAAATGTTGTCTGACGCTCTACCTTCTGCtcagcacacacaagcacgtcCTGGTTCTTCTTGCAACATTGTTTATATCCCTTCTCCATACGATTAATGATCTTGGCCTGACGAGCCAGCAGCTCGTAGCCGGTGCTTGGCAGGCACTTGATGCTGTACAGGGGTCGCTGCTTCTGGTTGCGACACAGCGCTTCCACGTTATGCACGCTGGGTCGACCGGGGGGGAAGTTGATTTCACTTTTCTGGGAACCGGACTGTTCCATCCCTCTGCTGTCACTGACGGCCGGTTGACTCACTTTTGTCCTGTTGAGCACAAGTCATACCAAAATATTTACCGGAGTGTCCTGGATACATTAGAAATACATGTGCAGACTTCAGTTCATTGAATTTCCTTCATAGAATgactaaaatatattattaaatgCAGTATATCTGTGTCTAGATGGCTAGGATGTAGTGTAGACCCCGTACAGTATCGTAATTCTCTCAAATTGACTGCTGTGGAAATAGATAAGGTCCATTTTTGATTATACTGTCCCATATACCATgaataaaaactaaattaaagCCAATCAAGACCaaactataaaaataaaactattgaAAGCTAAGAAAACTGCTCCAAAACTAGAACTcatgcaattgaaaaaaaagaaaggcaaaatgaaattaaaacgaTCTACAAATGAAAAATCTAAAGATGTTATAAACCTGCTCCATACCTGCGGCATGTGTTTTTGTCAAAGCTGAAGTCGACTGTAGCGGGAAGGGGGACCACCGGTAAAGCCTCGGTCGGCTCGTAGCGTGGATTGGGAGAGTCGTTTTGGAAACAGTCAAACCTCTGGCGGCCGGCCTTTCTGCAGCAGTGATAAAGTCGGTCTTTGACAGATGAATCCTCCTCGCAGAAGTTTTCCACAGACATCTCCCACTAGGCAGCAGACGTCATGTAAAACACATAATTGAAAGTCAGAATGTACGCAGAGCTGAGATCACAAGCTGGGTGAATGAAAGCAGccacacatttttgcaaaagCACTTCATTAAAAGTCGTGGTGAGAGGAATATTGTTTGCCCTCCGGCTGCTTCACTCCGGTGGGCATGCCAAGGCCTGTTTGCTGTGTctgcgtgggggtgggggggataagaAGCTAATCAACACAAAGCCTATATGATTGAAAACGGCCAAGTTTCATCAAGTCTACAttgtaagaaaaaaagtcttcttttttggggagaaaaaatatAGCAAAACAAGAGTGCTGCATGATCAATCATCAATGTGAGCCCATTAGGATTGGCGATATATAACTAGAATGTTACTCTGTGGGGAGCCAAATTGTCAAAAACCTGCTAAATGATTTctaaacaaatacacacacacacacaatgctgaTTTTTTGGGAGATCTgcaacagattaatggcatttctattcatttaatGGGAAAAATGATGCAAAAACTATTGAAGCTCAAGGCATCACtatttgtttgtctgtctgcctgTTAGTAGCAGGCTACTACCTCCTGTTTATGGATAACGATAAAACAGATGGGACTATTTAATGTTTTACAATGTCGAAATGACTTTTCCAGAATATGGTTTTCCCCCAAACGGTGGTCGCCGTTAGACATCATGCCCTAATTTGTCAATGCGTGCACAAAACATTTAcagtgatgcatttttttttatatgctgAAGTgtatcattaaaaataaataaaaagctgttCAGCCTCACCGCCTGCGTGGCGCAGCAAAGCGTCACCTCCGTCCCCCACGTCTGGTTGCCTGCACAGCACGTGCTCAACCACGACTCGGCATTATTGACGGAGCTGGCCTGACGCCGCAATTTGCCAAACCCTGAGCGGGGGAAGTAGGAGTCGGGGTAGCGAGGGCGAAGGTCTCCATAAAGACAGACGGCCTGGAGATTGTCGGAGGTGGGTCGTCCGAGTGGGAACTGAACGGGATAGTCCAGCACTGGGATCTCGGAGCGGGATCCAACACTTGGACGGCCTTAGGGGAAAGAAATGAATCATAAGGTTACCTGTGATTTTAGGGCTGGGCTAACTTTTGTGCTCATCGACCACAGTTGATTTTTAAAACTGACAAACGGGCCtgatcattaaaaacaaaaagttcaatCAATTAAAGATAAAAATTTGAAATTAATATTCTTTCATTATTAACAATAAATCAGTTGACATAAAAATATTAGTCACAATCATCCACTTTATTCGAGTAAAATTTTTTGAAAAGTAatgtaatgacatttttttccctcaatatTGAGATTACGCGTGAGTAGAATTCTCATGGTCTTTTTCCACAATGTgtgtgggtttttgttttttgttttttgtttttgtttttttacaaagaacaagcaatatatatatacagactgagtgttttattgttttgctctCACATGTAGTTAGCTTTGTTCGCTTGACTGACAGGAAAAATGTTATGCTGCTTATACAGCGCTATTTTTATGAAGGCCAAAATTTGACCCAAGGACAGATTAATGTTGTTATTTCCTATGGTAAGGTTTTAAACATCAAACACAAAATCAGGTGTTGACCAGCATCCTCAAACAGATTGGGTTGGACCTTAGAATACATGCCGTAATCAAACCTGCTCAgaggaaaataaacacatacGTCCTCTAGGTGAAAAGGATGCAGGTCTGGAAcctgcaaaaagaaaagaaaaaagtattcattaaaaaatataaatatatgtttCTCCTTAAAATATTTAAGTCAATATATTGGTATAGAGTTAAGACAGCCCACCTCTGCCTCTTGGAGTGTCCAATATTTCCGGGACGGGGAAGTCTATAAATGAAAAAGAACAGGATGTGTAATAATATAATCAGTAATGCAAAATTGTTAtgatttcattccattttttacag from the Hippocampus zosterae strain Florida chromosome 5, ASM2543408v3, whole genome shotgun sequence genome contains:
- the LOC127600210 gene encoding extracellular matrix protein 1-like → MGSSWLVLHATVGALLVLLGSADHDESNIEQREITFDIGAIMQEEQLPESFVMQQEADLSDLVDTRDFPVPEILDTPRGRGSRPASFSPRGRRPSVGSRSEIPVLDYPVQFPLGRPTSDNLQAVCLYGDLRPRYPDSYFPRSGFGKLRRQASSVNNAESWLSTCCAGNQTWGTEVTLCCATQAWEMSVENFCEEDSSVKDRLYHCCRKAGRQRFDCFQNDSPNPRYEPTEALPVVPLPATVDFSFDKNTCRRTKVSQPAVSDSRGMEQSGSQKSEINFPPGRPSVHNVEALCRNQKQRPLYSIKCLPSTGYELLARQAKIINRMEKGYKQCCKKNQDVLVCAEQKWRDALGRFCSGKKGGKVDYECCLGSTAGDKLDCFQSTSPDPHYNMTFSQDELSPNICQSRKVIKKVLPNDFHAKSILDECCARSPQDHKSCFVQKVEEASVRMCTSKKPSPPVARRCCRIAPEEQPKCVTSFVMDAITKATKVSNQKKKKRCPL